A region of the Dickeya chrysanthemi NCPPB 402 genome:
GATGTGGTGTAACGCCGTGTTCGATTGCGCAATTTTCCCCCGTGATCAATACGAAAAGATCTGCGAACGCCTGCGCAACTGCGAATTGCACATAATGGATAAGATCAGGCACAGCAAGGGATAGAGGCTGTTTGCGAAGTCCGGTGCGCTCCGTTTTTGCGAATTGCGCAGTGCTGCGAATTGCGCAATTTTTTGCGCAGTGCTGCGAATTGCGCAATTTTTTGCGCAGTGCTGCGAATTGCGCAATTTTTTGCGCAGTTACACCTGTGCGTTTTCTTCCTGTCTGACTTTCCGTTTTAACTGTTCGATAGCCTGGTGATATTCCACATCCAGCCAGTGAAGGCAGTTATTGACCAACGGCACATAGTCCACCAGCCATCTTGCCTCATCAATTTTTATGCCGGCTAAAGACAGCGATTTCCTGATATCGTCGGTTGTGGATACCAAGCGGCCGACACCATCACATTCAAGGCATTGACTGCCTGGCCTTTTGGTTTGTTCGCCTGAACCTTTGCAGCATGGGCATATATCGCTATTACCGGCTTCCTGTTCTGACCACTGCCGGAGTGAGGCTTTCTCTAACGCTATCTGGTTGTTGAGCGTGGCGGCGCGTTCCTGCGCTATCTTGCTGCTGGTTTTGTTCTCAAGGCGTTTTTTCTCTGCATTGAGGATGCCGATCAGGTTCTTGGTGCGAACTGCTTTAGCGCCATAGCGGCGTAGCAAGCTGGCACGTCTGGCGAGTTGTGGGGGCAATGGACGGCAGACTGCCAGATTAATAGCCAGCAGACAGACCGCTACCGCATGATCCGGTATGTTCCGTTGTGAAGGGACCCACTCTTTAACCGCAACTTGCAATCTGTCGCCGGCAGGGGGATCTGATTTATATCTCAGCATGAGCAAGTCATAGCCTACCGGGTGGTGTTTGCTGGCGGTGGATAACGCCCCCAGATACTGATCACGGCCTATTTTCCCGCTACCACGGCAGGATGAGGTAAATGCGCCGGCGCTTCTGGCTTCGTGTAAACGTAAAGTGTGTTCAATTATGCTGGTCATAGATTCCTGCTGATATTGGTTTATAAGGGGGGAAGCGAGCTTGTGTAATGGGGCGTTTACTCTTCTATCCCCTGAGTAGTAGCCGTAATCGCACGGTTTACCGCGTCAAGGTTACGTTCAAATACGGTGCTACCTTTAGGGGTATTCGCCAGCTTTAGCAGCGCATCCCGCACCGGTTGGCTTTCGTATAACCGGCCAAATGCGCCATAGGTTCCCATCGTTCCGATGACTTTCGCTGCGAGTACCGGCCCGCCAAATATTCCTGCCAGTCCCGGCCCCATAACGGAACCTATCTGTGCGGCCACCTGTCCGTTAGGCAGGGTCACTGATGCCTGAGAGGCGCGTTGCGTACTTTGCAGGTAACGTGTCAGGCCGGTAAGGTATTGCCGTTCTTCGCCTTTAAAAAATATCCCTGTATGTTCAGAGTATTTTTTAAGCCTTAGCAGAAAGCGATCCGGGGACGCTTCACCCTCCAGTGCTTTGGCAATCAATCCGGCGCGGGCGGCTTGTCGGCCTCTGTTGTCGAGAGAATCGTACAGTGCTCTTACCTGGCTGGGTTTACTATCAAACAGCATAGAATTGACGCTTTCCGGCGTGATATGGCCTTTTTCCAGAATGCCTTTTAACTTCGTTCCCTTTACCTTACCTGCTTCCTGAGCATAAACCGCTTTGGCGTGCGCCCAACGAAATGCCTCTCGTTCACCCAAAGCGCCATTCACTGCGCTATTGAGGTCTTTGGTCATGGCTTCATAGACGCGATTAACGGATACAGCGGAACGATCCGGCATCGCCATACGTTCCCCTTTCACATCCATGCGGAATTGAGTACGCAAGTCATCCAGCAAGCTAAAATTGACGTTTCCCCCTGCCAGTTCTTCCCGATAATCTTTCAAGCGGCTAATAGTCGCTTCATCGCTGGTTTTTCCCAGTCGTGATAACTGCGTAATTTCTCGATCGATCGCATCAATTGCACGTTGAGGCTGGACATTGCCAACACCATCCATCTTGTTTCTGATTTCGTTAAAGCGATCGCCAGCGGCACGCTTAAGAGCCGTATTCTGCTCTTTAATGCTCTGAACCACATCGGCAGCAGAGTAAACGCCGTATCGCTGTGAAAACTCATCCACCAGTCGAGAGCGCGCCATTTGCTGCTCCGCACGCATTTGTCCCGTACCCACAACAGGGATTTTCTCCGCGTTGGCCTGAACTGAGCGACCGACAAAGGTTTGCGGCGGCATCATGTCGCTGGTCATTAGCGGAGCGTTATTCTGTTTCGCGTAATCGATAGCGGCCTGGGCTTCTGGGGTGATAGTGCCTTTAAGCGCACGATAACCCGCGCCAGCCGCATTACCGACAACGCGAACGGCGCCGCCGACAGCGGTGGCCACGCCTAAATCCTCCGCCAGTTCAGCCGCATCATTCTGCCCGCTGTTTTCCGCCAGTGCGCCTACCGTATTCTCTGCGACCAGCCCGGCCAGTCTTGCGCCTGCGCCGGTTGCTGCTCGCGTCGCTCCCTGTACCGGATTGACCAGGTACGGTAACGCATCAGCCGCGACCTGTCCCGCTTCGGTCTGTGGCCGCATGGACTCAGGAAGCGAGAAACGGGCGGCAGGGGTGTAGGTGCCATCACCGATCCCCATTTTTCCGCCGGCCCATGCCGCGGCACTTTGCACCGCATCGCCAGCCATAGGAATGATATTGGCGACGTTAATCCCAGCCTGAGCAATTGCGCCACCTGCCTCAGACACCCCAAGCAAGCCATCCTGCAACAAGCTGCGTGCTTTTGGCGCTTGCTGGGCAAACTGCGCGTAGGGATTTTCCTCTTGGCTGGTGGCTGATATGTCTTGCGGAGAAGCCGGGGTAGCAAACTGTGCGTAAGGGTTGGTTTCTGCTGTCGGAACATTGACACTTACTGGCTGCGGCTGCGGCTGCGGCTGTGGCTGAGACGTGCTGGCAAACCCTTCTACAGCCTCCCTCGTCATGCCATCTCCGTTAAGCAGGTATTCCCCGCTAGGGACAGTTACAAAGAGCCGCCCCTGTTCGTCTTGCCTGGTACTGCCGCCAAACTTATTCGCTATCTGCTGGGCGATCTGCTGT
Encoded here:
- a CDS encoding TIGR02642 family protein, whose product is MTSIIEHTLRLHEARSAGAFTSSCRGSGKIGRDQYLGALSTASKHHPVGYDLLMLRYKSDPPAGDRLQVAVKEWVPSQRNIPDHAVAVCLLAINLAVCRPLPPQLARRASLLRRYGAKAVRTKNLIGILNAEKKRLENKTSSKIAQERAATLNNQIALEKASLRQWSEQEAGNSDICPCCKGSGEQTKRPGSQCLECDGVGRLVSTTDDIRKSLSLAGIKIDEARWLVDYVPLVNNCLHWLDVEYHQAIEQLKRKVRQEENAQV